The segment GAGGGAGTATTTGCTGTTGCTGGCCCAGCCGCCCAGGACCGCGCCGTAGACCGCCAACGAGGACATGGCAAAGACATAGAGGATGCCCACGTTGATGTCGGCGATCACCCCCTGGTTGAGGCCCGCCGCCTTGAGGTCCAGGGTCTGGCCGTACACCGTGATGGTGTCCGGCAGGATCTGGCTGGCGAAGGGGATCACCGCAAAGGGCAAAAATGCGGTGATGGCGGTGATCATGGGCGCCATGACGAAGAGCACCCGGTTCACCATGGGCGGGGTGAAGTCCTCCTTGAAGAGGAGCTTCACCAGGTCGGCCAGGGGCTGCAACAGACCCCAGGGCCCGACGCGGTTGGGGCCGTAGCGCAGCTGGATAAAGCCCAGGACCTTGCGCTCCATGAGCACGGTGTAGGCGATGGCCGTGAGGAAGACCACCAGGATCACCGTGATTTTCAGGGCCGTCAGCAGGATCAGCAGAGGCATGTTCATACGATGTCGCCTTTTTCCGGTTCAGCTCCGGGGACCCGGTTGAGGGGCCCGGGTTTTTTATGCCTTCTGGATGGAGACCCGCACCAGATTGGAGTTCAGGGTCAGCATCTGGGCCGCGGGCTGGGCGAAATGCTCCGGCAGGAAGGCCACCCCGGCCGGCAACAAGGGATCCAGCGCCACCTTGGCCTCCACCTCCCCGTGGGAGGAGATGATCCGGGCCTTGTCGCCCGCCTTCAGCTCCAGTTGGGCCGCATCCTCGGGGTTGAGGCTGACGGCCGCCTCGGGCGAAACCACCAGGGTGCCGCAGGGCTCGTGGGTGGTGTAAGAGCCCGAGTGCTGCAGCACCTTGCCGATGATCAGGGTGAAGGGCCGGCGGCCGGGCAGGCTGATGTCCAGGTCGAAGGGCACGAAGGTGCCTTTAACCTCCGCCGGGATGCCCTTGCCCACCACTTTCTGGGGCGCCAAGCCGGCATAGAGGGGCACCTGCCGGGCGAACTCGGCGAAGATCTGCGCCGGGTTCCGGTAGTTCAGGGGCACGCCCAGGGCCGAGGCCAGCCGGCAGATGATCTGCCAGTCGGGGAGCACACCATTGGCCGGCAGAGCCGCCTTCAGCACCCCCAGCTGTCCGGTGCTGCTGATGAAGGAGCCTTCCTGCTCCGCGTGGATGGCCACCGGCAGAACTACATCCGCCAGCTTGGCGGTGTCGGTGAGGAAGGCGTCCTGCACCACCATGAACTTCACCTTGCCCAAGAGCTTCTCGGTGCGGCTGCGGTTGGGGAGCCAGCGCAGGAGATCCCCGCCCAGGAGCCACAGGGCCTTGGGGGCGTCCGCCTCGTCCTGCTCCAGTTTGTCCAGCACCTCCAGGAGATTGGGGCCGGGGGTCTGCACCGGTTTGTGCTCGCCCCAGAAGGCCGGCGCCGCCGGGGAATCCAGAGGCAAAAGCCCCGGCAGCCGGTCGGGGAGCACCCCCAGCTCGCACACGCCCCGGGTGTTGGCCTTCTCCGCCACCGGGTAGAGGGCGCTGCCCGGGGTGCCGGGTTTGCCCACCAGGAGGAAAAGGTCCGCCAAAGCCAGGGCGTTCATGTCGCCCTTGTCCTGACTTAAGAGCTCGGTGCCGAAGAGGATGGCCGGGGCCTTGGCCTGGGCCAGGATGGCGGCCGCGGCCTCCAGGTCCGCCACCTCCACGCCCGCCCGGGTGGCGTATTCCTTGAGGCTGAACTTTTTCAGGCTCTCTTTGAGCTCGTCAAAGCCCTGGGCGGAGATGGCCGGGGTGAGATCCGGGTGGGCGGTGATCAGGGCCTTCATCAGCCCGGCCACCACCAGGCGCTCGGCGCCGGGCTTATAGCGCAGGCTGACGGTGGCCCAGCGGTCGAACTTGGTGCCCCGGGGATTGGCCACCACCAGCTTGAAGTCGTCCTTCAGCCGGGCGGCGTTGACGCCCCAGCCCAGAGGCGGCAGCTCCGGGGTGAGATCCGCCCCCAGGATGAGGGCGGCATCGGCCTGAGGGAGCTCCTCGAGGGAGCCCAGGACGAAGGTGAAGCCGCTCCCCTTGGTGTCATCCTTGATGCCGAAGGGGGAGGTGTAGACCGGGGGCTTGGGATGGGGCCCGTCGGCCTCCTTCACCTCGGGCCAACCAAAGACCTGGCCCAGGGCGCTTAAGGCCTTGGCATAGTGCAGACGGCCGGGGTTGTCCAGGTTGTTGGTGCCCAGCCCCGCCCGGAAAAACTTCTGGAAGAGGTAATTGGCCTCGTTGGTTGCCCGGGGCGAGCCCACGCCGTAAAGGGCGCCGGGACCGGCCTCCTCCAGCACTGCCTTGAGGCCTCCCGCGGCGGCGGCCAGGGCCTCCTCCCAGGTGGCCTCCTGGAGCTCGCCGTTGACCCGCACCAAGGGGGTGCGCAGGCGCTCCGGGGAGTTGATGACCGGCCAGCCGAAGCGGCCCCGGCCGCAGAGGAGGGCGGTCTCGCCGTTGTAGACCCGCATGATCTCCCCGTCCTTGAGGTGCAGCTCATACGTGCAGCCGCCGCCGCAGAAGGGGCAGACCATCTCGGTCTTGGTGACCTCCCAGGCCCGGGCCCGGTATTTGAACTGCTTGTTGATGAGGGCCCCCACCGGGCAGATGTCGATGCAGGAGCCGCAGAACTCGCAGTCCAGGGGCAAAAGCCCGGAGCCCAGCTCGGTGAAGTAGCCCCGCTGCATGAAGTTGATGGCCATGGCCCCCACGTGGTCCCGGCAGAGGCGCACGCAGCGGCCGCAGGTGACGCAACGGTCGGTGTGCCGCTCCACCAGGAGGGACTCATAGTCCGGGGGTGAGGTGGCGGGCACGGCCGTCAGGTCCACCTCCGGGACGCCCAGGGCGTGGGTCAGGTCCTGGAGCTCGCACTCGCCGCCCTTGTCGCAGATGGGGCACTCCAGGGCGTGGTTGATGAGCACCAGCTTCATGAGCTCCTGGCGGATGGCGGTGAGGCGCTCGGAGTTGGTCACCACCTCCTGGCCCTCGGCCACGTAGGTGGCGCAGGCCGGCAGGGGCCGGGGCGGCCCCGGCTTCACCTCCACCACGCAGATGCGGCAGGAGCCGATGGGCTTCAGGGCCGGATGATAGCAGAGATAGGGGATGTAGATGCCGTTTTCCCGGGCCACCTCGAGGATGGTCTTGCCCGGTTCCGCCTGAATGGCCCGGCCGTCAATGGTAAGATTAACCATAAGCCTTATCCTGTTTGGGCGCTGCTCAGTCAGCCAGGTTATTTCACCCGGGAGCCGCCTTGGGAACCCGGGTGTCCAGGGACCATATCTGTATCGGGGGCCGCGCCGGATGGTGCTATCGGCGCAGCGCTCAGCAATCCACGTCCGCCAGGACGATGTCCATGGTGCCGATGAGCGCGATGAGGTCGGCCAGGAGCCGGCCCCGGGCCAACTTGTCGGTGGCGTTCAGCACCACAAAGGAGGGCCGGCGGATCTTGATTCTCCAGGGCCGGCCGCTGCCGTCGCTGACGATATAGAAGCCCATCTCGCCTTTGGGCGCCTCAATGGCCTGGTAGACCTCGCCCTTGGGCGGAGTCACGCCCTCCTGAATCAGCTTGAAGTGATTGATGAGGGCGGCGATGTCGGTGTAGACCTTCTCCTTGGGCGGCAAAGAGATGCGGGGATCGTCCACCTTGATGTCGCCCTTGGGGAGCTTCTCCAGGGCCTGGCGCACGATCTTGGCGGACTCCAGCATCTCCTGCATGCGCACCAGATAGCGGGAATAGACGTCGCCTTCCCGGGTGCCCAAAGGAATGTTGAAATCAAAGTCCTCGTAGCTGGAGTAGGGGTTGTCCCGCCTCAGGTCCCAGTCCACCCCGGAGCCCCGGGCCATGGGGCCGGACCAGCCCCAGTCCAGGCACTCCTCCCTGGTCATGACGCCCACGCCCACAGTGCGCTTCTTCCAGATGGGGTTTTCGGTGAGCAGGGTGTCATAGTCCTTCCACTTGTTGGGGAAGTCCTTGACGAAGGCCAGGGCCTCGGGGACAAAGCCCTCGGGCAGGTCCGCGGCCACTCCGCCGATGCGAAAGTAGGCCGGGAACATGCGGCCGCCGGAGACCATCTCGCACAGGTCCATGATCTTTTCCCGCTCCCTAAAGCCGTAGAAGAGCGGGGTCATGGCCCCCAGGTCGTGGGCGTGGGTCCCCAGCCAGAAGATGTGGGAGGCGATACGGGTGAGCTCGGCGATGATCACCCGGATGTACTGGGCCCGTTTGGGCACCTCGATGCCCAACAGCTTTTCCACCGCCAGGCAGAAGCCGAAGTTGTTGACTTCGCCGGCCAGGTAGTCCAGCCGGTTCATCAGGGGAATGCACTGGTGGTAGGTGCGGTTCTCGCAGAGCTTCTCAATGCCCCGGTGGAGGTAGCCCAGATCGGGCATGGCCCGGACGATGACCTCGCCGTCCAGCTCCACCAGCACCCGGAGCACCCCATGGGTGCTGGGGTGGGAGGGCCCCACGTTGAGGAGCATGGTGTCGTATTGTTTTTCAGGCAGCACGGGTGTCATAGTCGCTTCCTTGACCTGGGTGGCAAAAGCCTTACTGCCCCCGCTGGGGGAATTCCTTCCGCAAGGGGAAGCCCACAAAGTCCTCGGGCAGGAGGATCCGCTTCAGATTGGGGTGGCCCTTGAAGACAATGCCCATGAGGTCATAGGCCTCCCGCTCGTGGAAATCGGCGGTGCTGAACACACTCACCACCGAGTCGATGACCGGGGCCGCCCCGGGCAGCAGGCATTTCAGGGTGAGCCGGTCCCGATAGCGGTGGGAGTAAAGGTTGTACACCACCCCGAACCGGGGCTCGGCCGGGTAGTAGTCCACCGCGGCGATCATGGAGAGGTACTTGTAGCCCATCTCCGGGGCGTCCCGAAGGGCGGTGAGGATGGCCCGGATGGCCTTGGGGTTCACCACGATGGTGGTGTCGCCCCGAAACTCCACCACCTCCTGGACGTCCTCGGGAAAGCGCTCCTGCAAGAACTCAATTGCCCGGTGCATCAGGCCGCCTCCTTCCGGGCCGCCAGTTTCTCCCGGTACTGCTGGGTGAGGAAGGGGTCCCTGAGGATCTTTTCATGCAGCTTGAGGATGCCGTACAGCAGGCCCTCCGGCCGGGGCGGGCAGCCCGGGATGTAGACATCCACGGGCAGGTATTGGTCAATGCCCTGCACCACCGCATAGGAGTCGAAAATCCCGCCGGAGCAGGCGCAGGCCCCCATGGCAATGACCCACTTGGGCTCGCTCATCTGATCGTAGACCCGCTGGATGGCCGGCATCATCTTCTTGGTGACGGTGCCGGCGATGATGATGAGGTCCGCCTGCCGGGGGCTGGCCCGGAAGGCCTCCATGCCGAAGCGGGCGATGTCCCAGCGGTTGGCCGCGGTGACGATCATCTCGATGGCGCAGCAGGCCAAGCCGAAGGTGGCCGGCCACAGGCTGCTCTTCCTGGCCCAGTCCACCAGCTTTTCCAGCGAGGTGGTGAGGACGTTGTAACCCAGATGTTCTTCAATACCCATGCACAAGCTCCATCAGACGGGGAGTCCGCCTTTGCTGGGTGGGCGGGGGCTGCTGAGCTCCCGCCGGCGGCCGAGGGGACGACCTCAGGCCGGGCTCATTCCCATTCCAGGGCGCCTTTGCCCCAGACGTAGGCCAGGCCCACGACCAGGACAAAGATGAAGATGGCCATCTCCACAAAGCCGAACCACCCCAGTTGCTTGAAGACCACGCCCCAGGGGTAGAGGAAGATGGCTTCCACGTCGAACACGATGAAGAACATGGCGATGACGTAGAACCGCACGTGGTAGCGGGTGCGGGCATCGCCGATGGGGTCCATGCCGCACTCATAGGGCATGTCCTTGGAGGGGAAATGCTTCTTTTTGCCCAAGAGCTCGGAGAGAAGCACAATGAGCCCCACCAGGCCGGCGGCAATGACCATGTAAATGAGAATGGGCAGATAACTGATCAGCATAGCGTGACCTTTAAACGAAGTCGTTCAGCCTCGGGCCGGGGGTGCCGGACTTTTGCTCCCGGGGCGGACTGGTCAGTTCTTCAGTGCGCCGCCGCGGCCTTCTCGTGCCGGAAGCAGACGCCGGTGGGGCAGCGGCCTTCCAGGTGCGCCAGGTAATCCGCCTTGAAGCGCTCCATCGTGGTCTTCAGGAAGGCGTAGGGGCTCCAGCCCAGGGCGCAGTTGGCGCTCTCCGTCATGATCTTGGAGAGCGACAGCATGCGCTCCAGGTCGGCTTCGGTGGCGGTGCCGTCCACCACCTTGCAGATCAGCTCATAGAGCACCCGGGTGCCCCGGCGGCAGGGCAGGCAGAAGCCGCAGGACTCGTGCTGGAAGAAGTAAAGCAGGCACTTGACCACGTCCACGATGCAGGTGCTGTCATCCAGGACCAGGTTGGTGCCGGAACCCACCGCCCCCTCCACCTCATACATGGCCTTGTATTCGAGGGGGGTGTCCACCTGCTCCGGCAAGATGAAGCCGCAGGCAGCACCGCCGGGCTGCACCGCCTTGAGTGCATGCCCGGTGCGCACGCCGCCGCCGAACTGGTCAATGAGCTGCCGAAGCGGCAGGCCCATGTTGCATTCCACGATGCCCGGCCGGTTGACGTGGCCCACCACCTGGAAGATCTTGGTGCCGGCGGAGTCCGGGGTGCCCTTGCTCTTGTACCACTCGGCGCCCTTTTTGATGATCTCCGGCACGCTGGCCAGAGACTCCACATTGTTGACGATGGTGGGCTTGTTCCACACCCCCACGGTGCCGGGGAAGGGGGGCTTCACCCGGGGATAGCCCCGCTGGCCTTCGATGGAGTTGATGAGGGCGGTTTCCTCGCCGCACACATAGGAGCCGCCGCCGGTCTGGATCTGGATGCGGAAGCTGAAGCCGCTCCCCAGGATATTGTCGCCCAGGAAGCCCCGCTCCATGGCCTGGTTGATGGCGTTCTGCAGGCGGTACATGGAGAGGTAGTATTCGCCCCGGACGTAGATGTAGCCGAAGTTGGCGCCCACGGCATAGCCGGCGATGATCATGCCCTCGATCACCCGATGGGGGTCGCCTTCCATGATGTAGCGGTCCTTGATGGTGCCGGGCTCGCCTTCGTCGGCGTTGCAGATGATGTATTTGGGGAAGACCTTGAGCGGCCGGGTGAAGGACCACTTGAGCCCGGTGGGGAAGCCGGCGCCGCCCCGGCCCCTCAGGCCCGAGTCCTTGACCACGTTCACCACTTCCTCGTCGGTCATGGAGAGGGCTTTTTTCAGCCCCTCGTAGCCGCCCCGGGCCAGGTAGTCGTCGATGCTCATGGGGTCGATCTGATCGACGTTCTGGAGGAGCGGGGTCTCATCGGGGCTGGGCGGGTAAGCGCTCAGAGGGTTGGTGGTCCGCCTCAGCTGGGTGTAGTCCGGCGCCTTGCCGGCCCGGTAGTCGCTCAGGATCTGGCGGATCTTGTCCGGGGTGAGGTGGCCGTGCACCACTTCGTTGATCTGCATGGCCGGCGCCACCTCGCACACCCCCAGGCAGGCGGTGAGCTCCAGGGTGAAGAGGCCGTCAGAAGTGGTCTCACCCACCTCCACCCCCAGCTCTTTCTTGAGGAAGCTCAGCATGTCCTCGGCGCCCAGCACGTGGCAGGGCGGGGACTCGCACAGCCGGATGATGTACTTCCCCCGGGGCTGGGTGGAGAACATGGTGTAAAAACTGAGCACCCCGTAGAGATAGGGGTAGGGGATGTCCATGGTCTGGGAGACCAGCTCCAGGGCCTCCATGGGGAGCCAGTTGCCGCAAAGGCGCTGCACCTGGTGCAGGGCAGGCAGGAGGCCGCCCTTGATCTGCTTGAAGCGGGTGCAGACATCCTTGATGCCGGCCACCTGGTCGGGACTCAGGGGAGCACTGACGGGGCGCTTGATTTCCAGCATGATCCATCCACAGGAGAGAAAATTGTGAAAATTTTCTTAATTCCCGTCTTTTTTAATCCCATCGCCGGAGGGTGTCAAGACTTTTTTTGGGGAAAAACCCGACAGCGCCGAAAGTGGCGTGGGCGGCGCAAAATGAGCCCCCCAACGAGAGTCTTAGTGCTTCGGCGGGCGCAGGGTATGGAGGGTGAGGGCCTTGAGCCAGGCGGCGCTCTCCCGGAGCACCATACGGGTGAGCCAGAGATAGCGGCGGCTGTGCCAGTAATGGCGCAACAGTCCCGGGGCCGCCAGGGGGTGGAGGATGATGCCATGGCGGCGGAAATGGCGCCGGAAGAGGAAAAGGGCCCGCCTGAGGTGCAACTGGTCGCTCACCAGGCCCACCTGCCGCAGACCCAGGTCCAGCACCAGGGGCAGGAGATGGAGGGCGGCGGTCTGGGTGGAGCGGCTTTTTTCCTCCAGGATGAGGCGGCTGTCCAGCTGCTCCCGGAGAGCCGGCTCCCCCTGCTCCTCGGCCCAGGCCCGGGCCGCCGCGGCCATGGCCCCCGCTTCGGTGAGTAAGGGCAGCCCCGGAACCGGCGCGGGGCCGCCGGAAAGGAGCAGATACGGGCGACCGGCCTGGGCCTGCCACACGGCCAGGGCGTGGAGCAGACGGGCCCGGGCGACGCGGCCGGGTTGACCTTCCGGGTTCAGCTTGGCCCCCAGGACGATGAGGCCGTCCAGGGGCGGGAGGTTTTCAGGACGCAACATAACTTTCCTCAGGGCCAGGGGGTTGGGAACCCATTCCCCTCTCCTCACCCCTTTCCTCCAGCGAAGGGGTGGGGTGAAGAAGGGGAGGGGAAGGTGGGGGAAACCCCCGGCTCTCTCCTCACCGCCTCCGGCGCCGCTCCTTGCGGGCGGCGGTCTTCCAGGCGGGTTCATCCCGCCTCTTCGCCTTGGGTTTGGGGCCCTCTTTCACGAGGGCGGCCAGATCCACCCGCAGCTCCCCGGGCACCGGCGGCGGCCCCGCCGGCTTGGGCGGCCGGGCTGGCTCTTTGGTCGGCGGCGGGGCGCTGAGCTCCAGAAACTGCCGGGGCACCTCCCGGGTGAGGAAGAGCTCCTCCCCGTAGGCGATGAAGCTCACACCTTTGCGGGCCGCGGCCTGGGCCTGCACGGTCACCGGCACCGGCGAAGGCGCCCGGCGCTTCCCCAGCTTGAGGGCCATCTCCGGTGTGCGGGCCAGGATCACCTCCTCACCCGCGGGTGCCTTCAGCCCCTCCTCCCAGACCCGGGCGTGGTGTTTGGGAGGAATGGCCATATATAAATAGGTGGGCACCGCTTCCCCCGGGCGGCGCAGCTCCGGCGGGGGCGGAGTGAGGCTGCGGACCCGGTCGCCCTGAAGCTCGATGGCGGGCGGACGGGCCAGGGCCGCCAGCTCCTCCAGGTGCTGGCGCCGCACCCAGGCCAGGCCCGGCTCCCCTGTCAGGGCGGCAAGCAGTCTCTTGACCGGCACAAAGCCCGCCTCATCCAGCACCAGGCCGAACTCGTCGGGCCGGTGGCCCAGGGCGTATTTCAGGGTGCGGGCCAGGTCCGCCAGATTTCGGGGGAGAGTGGTCATCAGCCCTCCTCAGACAGGGGGCTTTGGGGTCTCAGGGTCATCTGACCCGATTTCAAAGCAGAATGGCCTGTCTGTCCCACCATTATCAGAGGCGGCAAGAGGGTGCAAGGGTTGACAAGGCCAGGGATAATGGTAATGTAATTTGATTGAATCACGTGCCATGGGGGCCTATTTCAGCGAGGCGGACAAGCGGGTCCTCTGCCAGGCGGCGGTCATCGCCGAAGACATGACCTCGGACTTTTACAAACTCTCCCACAGCCGCTGGCTCCGATCCCGCTACGATATCCTCACCCGGGAGCAACTCCGGGAGGAGGAGGTTTCACCCCACGCCCTGGCCATGGTGAGCCGCTATGACGGCCGGCTGCCGGACCGCTTCCTGCCGTCTGCGGCCTTTGACTATTACCGCATCTGCCTCCAGGACCCCAATATCCTGGCGGCGTTGCGCCGGCGGCCGGGACTGAGCCCCCTGGCCCTCTTGTGTTATGTGCTCACCCATGAGCTGGTACACATCGTGCGCTTCAGCCGCTTCGAGGCCCGCTTCGACGCCGGGGAGGCGGAACGGGCGGCGGAAGAGCGTCTGGTGCACCGGCTGACCCGGCAGATCCTGGCGCCGCTGCGCTGCCTGGATCTGGCGCCGGTGATTGATTTTTACGAGTCCCAACCCTCAGGAGGTCGGATGTATGCCCATCTATGAGTATCAGTGCAGCGCCTGCGGTCACATCGTGGAGAAATGGCAGAAGCTCTCCGAAGAGCCGCTCACGGTCTGTGCCGCCTGCGGTGGCCCGCTGCACAAGCTCATCAGCAACTGCGCCTTCCATCTCAAAGGTTCCGGCTGGTACGTCACCGACTACGCCGGCAGCCGGGCCAACTCCGCCACCAGCGACGCCGGCAAAGACAAAGCGGGCGACTCCTCCCCTGCGGCCGCGGACTCCGGCTCGACGTCCGTGAAGTGAACC is part of the Desulfobaccales bacterium genome and harbors:
- the nuoD gene encoding NADH dehydrogenase (quinone) subunit D, whose amino-acid sequence is MTPVLPEKQYDTMLLNVGPSHPSTHGVLRVLVELDGEVIVRAMPDLGYLHRGIEKLCENRTYHQCIPLMNRLDYLAGEVNNFGFCLAVEKLLGIEVPKRAQYIRVIIAELTRIASHIFWLGTHAHDLGAMTPLFYGFREREKIMDLCEMVSGGRMFPAYFRIGGVAADLPEGFVPEALAFVKDFPNKWKDYDTLLTENPIWKKRTVGVGVMTREECLDWGWSGPMARGSGVDWDLRRDNPYSSYEDFDFNIPLGTREGDVYSRYLVRMQEMLESAKIVRQALEKLPKGDIKVDDPRISLPPKEKVYTDIAALINHFKLIQEGVTPPKGEVYQAIEAPKGEMGFYIVSDGSGRPWRIKIRRPSFVVLNATDKLARGRLLADLIALIGTMDIVLADVDC
- a CDS encoding NADH-quinone oxidoreductase subunit C, which produces MHRAIEFLQERFPEDVQEVVEFRGDTTIVVNPKAIRAILTALRDAPEMGYKYLSMIAAVDYYPAEPRFGVVYNLYSHRYRDRLTLKCLLPGAAPVIDSVVSVFSTADFHEREAYDLMGIVFKGHPNLKRILLPEDFVGFPLRKEFPQRGQ
- a CDS encoding YdcF family protein encodes the protein MLRPENLPPLDGLIVLGAKLNPEGQPGRVARARLLHALAVWQAQAGRPYLLLSGGPAPVPGLPLLTEAGAMAAAARAWAEEQGEPALREQLDSRLILEEKSRSTQTAALHLLPLVLDLGLRQVGLVSDQLHLRRALFLFRRHFRRHGIILHPLAAPGLLRHYWHSRRYLWLTRMVLRESAAWLKALTLHTLRPPKH
- a CDS encoding NADH-quinone oxidoreductase subunit B family protein — its product is MGIEEHLGYNVLTTSLEKLVDWARKSSLWPATFGLACCAIEMIVTAANRWDIARFGMEAFRASPRQADLIIIAGTVTKKMMPAIQRVYDQMSEPKWVIAMGACACSGGIFDSYAVVQGIDQYLPVDVYIPGCPPRPEGLLYGILKLHEKILRDPFLTQQYREKLAARKEAA
- a CDS encoding FmdB family zinc ribbon protein, with protein sequence MPIYEYQCSACGHIVEKWQKLSEEPLTVCAACGGPLHKLISNCAFHLKGSGWYVTDYAGSRANSATSDAGKDKAGDSSPAAADSGSTSVK
- the nuoF gene encoding NADH-quinone oxidoreductase subunit NuoF gives rise to the protein MLEIKRPVSAPLSPDQVAGIKDVCTRFKQIKGGLLPALHQVQRLCGNWLPMEALELVSQTMDIPYPYLYGVLSFYTMFSTQPRGKYIIRLCESPPCHVLGAEDMLSFLKKELGVEVGETTSDGLFTLELTACLGVCEVAPAMQINEVVHGHLTPDKIRQILSDYRAGKAPDYTQLRRTTNPLSAYPPSPDETPLLQNVDQIDPMSIDDYLARGGYEGLKKALSMTDEEVVNVVKDSGLRGRGGAGFPTGLKWSFTRPLKVFPKYIICNADEGEPGTIKDRYIMEGDPHRVIEGMIIAGYAVGANFGYIYVRGEYYLSMYRLQNAINQAMERGFLGDNILGSGFSFRIQIQTGGGSYVCGEETALINSIEGQRGYPRVKPPFPGTVGVWNKPTIVNNVESLASVPEIIKKGAEWYKSKGTPDSAGTKIFQVVGHVNRPGIVECNMGLPLRQLIDQFGGGVRTGHALKAVQPGGAACGFILPEQVDTPLEYKAMYEVEGAVGSGTNLVLDDSTCIVDVVKCLLYFFQHESCGFCLPCRRGTRVLYELICKVVDGTATEADLERMLSLSKIMTESANCALGWSPYAFLKTTMERFKADYLAHLEGRCPTGVCFRHEKAAAAH
- the ndhC gene encoding NADH-quinone oxidoreductase subunit A, which codes for MLISYLPILIYMVIAAGLVGLIVLLSELLGKKKHFPSKDMPYECGMDPIGDARTRYHVRFYVIAMFFIVFDVEAIFLYPWGVVFKQLGWFGFVEMAIFIFVLVVGLAYVWGKGALEWE
- a CDS encoding molybdopterin-dependent oxidoreductase: MVNLTIDGRAIQAEPGKTILEVARENGIYIPYLCYHPALKPIGSCRICVVEVKPGPPRPLPACATYVAEGQEVVTNSERLTAIRQELMKLVLINHALECPICDKGGECELQDLTHALGVPEVDLTAVPATSPPDYESLLVERHTDRCVTCGRCVRLCRDHVGAMAINFMQRGYFTELGSGLLPLDCEFCGSCIDICPVGALINKQFKYRARAWEVTKTEMVCPFCGGGCTYELHLKDGEIMRVYNGETALLCGRGRFGWPVINSPERLRTPLVRVNGELQEATWEEALAAAAGGLKAVLEEAGPGALYGVGSPRATNEANYLFQKFFRAGLGTNNLDNPGRLHYAKALSALGQVFGWPEVKEADGPHPKPPVYTSPFGIKDDTKGSGFTFVLGSLEELPQADAALILGADLTPELPPLGWGVNAARLKDDFKLVVANPRGTKFDRWATVSLRYKPGAERLVVAGLMKALITAHPDLTPAISAQGFDELKESLKKFSLKEYATRAGVEVADLEAAAAILAQAKAPAILFGTELLSQDKGDMNALALADLFLLVGKPGTPGSALYPVAEKANTRGVCELGVLPDRLPGLLPLDSPAAPAFWGEHKPVQTPGPNLLEVLDKLEQDEADAPKALWLLGGDLLRWLPNRSRTEKLLGKVKFMVVQDAFLTDTAKLADVVLPVAIHAEQEGSFISSTGQLGVLKAALPANGVLPDWQIICRLASALGVPLNYRNPAQIFAEFARQVPLYAGLAPQKVVGKGIPAEVKGTFVPFDLDISLPGRRPFTLIIGKVLQHSGSYTTHEPCGTLVVSPEAAVSLNPEDAAQLELKAGDKARIISSHGEVEAKVALDPLLPAGVAFLPEHFAQPAAQMLTLNSNLVRVSIQKA